ggcggaggcagcggcagcggcgcagcagcagcaggccgggGACCCGCCCGGCGCGGAGTCGCTCCGGCAGGAGCTCAAGACGCAGCGGCTCAAGGTGAAGCGCCCTGTGGAACCAGAGCTACGAGAAGGCCATCGGCCTCATGGCGTGCGCCGCCTACGCGGTGTTCGTCCGAATCTGCGCCATCTTCGGCCCGTTCGTGGccggcctcccgccgccgccggcggccaccacGGACAGCGTCCAGACCCGACTGTCGAAGCTGCTGCACCCGCGGTCGGGGAAGGCGAGGGCGTCGTCCGGCCAGAAAGCCCCCACCGACTGGCGCAAGCTCCTAGACGCGCCGCACGGCAccgtcggcggcgcggggctggACCAGCAGTACGCGAGCGTAATCGTGTCCGCGGAGGAGCTGCTGCGGATGGAGGCCGAGTGGCtgcaggaggaggccggcgcggagCGTGCAGAGATGTACGAGATGCTCCCGGCGAAGCTTCGGGCGGCGGTGCGGTCGAAGCTGCGGGAGTGGTGGCGCGACCTGGGCCCGCTGGACGAGGGCCTGGCGCAGGGGTGGAACGAGGCGGGGGAGCGCATCATGGCGTGGCTAGGCCTGATGGTGCGCGACACGGCGCGGTGGCAGTTGGAGCGGAACAGGTTCGACGGCGCGCCGTGGGTGTACGCGCTGCAGACGCTGCGGTGGCACAACTAACGGATGAAGCTGACGGAATGGCATGGAGGGGATGGAAAATTAGAAACAATGGCATTGGAGGGATGACTATATTTTCAATGGCACGTAAGGGATGAGTCTAATTTTGCGATGGCACACAGGGAATTAACTCTAAGTTGATAGGTAGATTTTGGATGCATTCATTCAGTATAGTCTGTACCATAGGGTCTGTACATAGGTCTAGTACTTCAATCATGAAAAGGAATGAATAAATCAatctggctgtgtttagattccTAGAAAAttgggagaaaaagtcacatcggacaatGTAGCACACTATAGcattttttgtttatttgttgTAAATATTATcttaccatgacctaactaggctcaaaagattcgtctcgcaacgtacatcaaaactatgcaattagtttttttatttacctacatttagtactccatgcatgggtcatttgctatatttaatgtttcgatgtgatggagatgtgatggaaagtttggatggGGGGTTTgagcatctaaacacaccctctgTGGACTTGAGTTATGGGCGCCTTTTAATGTTCCTTTGTGAAAAATACTCTTTAGTTCATATTATGCATGTAGCTATCAGATGCTGGATGACAATTTTATATGCAAGAGTAATTAGATTTGCATGGCTAACGGTTTGTTTCACATACTACAATAATTCCAGTGCTGCTATGGTTGTACAAGCTTAAATTTATTTTACTATATATGTACTTCTATGCACCGGTTCATAGGATATCATGGCCGGTTCAATCTAACGGTCCAAAACTATTGAACCGACAGTTTAACCGGTTTTTACTGGTTAGACCAATGAACAAGTGAACCGATGACCTTACCGGTTCGATTACCAGTCCGGTCCTAATAAGTAGGCTCGACAGTCGACCCCACACCCACCCACACGCACACCGAGCCGCGCGCACGAACCCATCCTGGGAAGTCCGATGGGGAGCAGCGGTGGCAGCAGCGAGCACTTCCTGCGGCAGCTGAGctccagcgacggcggcggcggcgccgcgctgcAGCAGGAGTgggagtgcggcggcggcagcagcaggcgcGGGTCGCGGCGCTGGTCCCGGAAGAAGGCGCGGGcccgcggccaccgccgcggcggcggcggcgggttctgccgggcggaggaggcagccgccgcggcggggcggaaGCGCGtcatggtggtggtggatcAGAGCTCCGGCGCCAAGCACGCCATGATGTGGGCGCTCACCCACGTCGCCAGCAAGGGCGACTTCCTCACCCTGCTCCACGTCCTGCCGCCGCagagcgccagcggcggcggggcggacgccTCCGCGCTCGCCAACTCCCTCGGCGCGCTCTGCAAGGCCTGCAAGCCTGAGGTGCGTGCGCCTGTCTGCCTGTCTGTCCATGCgtgcacaattttttttattttctggttatttGCAGCTTGTTGCTGCAAGTGTTCCGCATCCACACAGTAAACAGATAAGGTTGGTTAGGcacattttcttttttgtttcagAACGTATAGTGAGCTAGGAATTTCACATTCTGTTTCCAAATTTCTTTCATTTTGGTTGTCGTTcaaaaaaatcatttaatttGGTAAGACGTGGGAAGTCACTTAAGGACCATTTAAGCATGCCAAAAGTTGTTTTACAATGTACATTATGAGTTTATGACCTTAATCTGCACCAGCAGCTAAAAGGTTCAGCCTTTAAGACAACAACTCAAAATTTTGGACTTCTAATTTTGGACTTCTAATTTATGACCTTAATCTGCACCAGCAGCTAAAATGTGGTAAGACTTCTAATTAGTTGTCAAACGTTCGAAATTACTGTAGCGCTggaatttttttgggattttaaggggaactaaacacggcctcaaCAAGTATAGAAGTATAGTAGACTGAATGGCAAAAGTGCTAATTTTACTGAGTACTGGCCCATAAGTCAAAAGATTGCTTCTTTAACTAGTTCATGTAGTGAAATTTGTACTTGAGAGAGTTACGGTTGGCCGTGTGGCTTTTTCTTGGATCAAGTTTGTGTGGGTTCTTGGGCCACTCTCGGTCACACTGACTGCCTGGAGGCAAGATGTTGGTGGGTTGGCTAGATCTGATCAGAACGTTCATGAAAGGGGACGGAATCATGGGCACCCTTTTCCTTGATGGATCATGGCAGGCCTAAAGCTAAAAAGGGCCTCACCTTCATAAAAAGCAAGATGCTCGGTATAAACAGCCTGAGCTTCCTAATAACAATTAAATTAGAAATGCCTTCTGAGACTGAGTACGTCTCTGAACAATTTCCCTGGCATTTGGGTTCTAACATGTCACTATGTCAGTCACTCAAACTATAGTTTTTTTATTAGTTTGTACTTGAGCCACTGAGTGCTGCAGTGGACGATGCATGCGCCCGTGATGAGAAGGGCGTGCAGTGCTCATGCATCAGGGTATCCCGTCCGATGTCATCCAAACCAAAACTGACCGCTTCCTGAATCCTGATGAATGTGttaggtggaggtggaggcgcttgtGATCCAGGGGCCCAAGCTGTCGACCGTCCTCAGCCAGGTGAAGAAGCTGGAGGCGTCCGTGCTCGTGCTCAGCCAGCGCAAGCCCTCGCCTTTCTGCTGGTAAGCTCAGGCTCGATCAGCTGgtaccatctctctctctcacacacacaagaTGGATGCATGGCATGTGCACGCAGCACGTTCACATCCATCCATCGCAGTTCGGCACCCCTTGTCACGGATGGATCAGGATCAGCTGGCCTGGTCTGGCCTGCGCAAAGgtgaaagagagaaagggaataGAATCTCGCGCAGCTGGCACAGCCTATCGCACACTGTTTGTTCTTCACGCCCGCCCATCATCCTCCAGATTTCAGAAACAGATGCCCAGTGACAGGGACGCCCGTGCCTGAAATTCCCGGGCGAATGGGTAATTTAGCAGCTCTAGTTTTCTGGTACCAAGAACTGCTCGGCGAGCTGGCGCTTTTAGGAAGGAACAGGGACCTTGTGAGAACAGTGGAGCAGCAGGGTTGGGAAGGGGGGGCTCTGCCGCCCTTGGGGTAAAAAACTAGCAGCCAACAACCAACAGCCATGTGCCATCTATCTATCCATAAACCGGAGATGCCTGTCCCCTTGTCCTCCGAGTTTCAATTCGATCTCCTCCCGATCGTGGCCAACCTACCCATCCAGCAAGAACGGTGCAGTGCGCCCCCTGCCATTGCTGGCGGCTGGCCGGCCTCGTGTTGATATTTGCACATCTCAAAGTAGTCCATGGCCACACGAAAAAGCTTGCAGTGCAGCGTCGGGAAAGTTACTTTTTACTGTACCATGTGACCAAAAGGGCCAACACTGGCATGCTCATTATTCGAGTTCGCACCAGTGTTATTACTACTACTGGAGCACTAGTTAGTACACTGATCTGGTAAGGTTGTTAACTTGGTGTTGcgaatggtggtggtggtgcagctTCATGCGGAGCAGCGGCGAGGCGTTCGTGGAGGAGTGCATCAGCCGGGCGGAGTGCCTGACGctggcggtgcggcggcagAGCAAGGGCGTCGGCGGATACCTCATCAGCACCCGGTGGCAGAAGAACTTCTGGCTCCTGGCTTGACGACGCCTGGCTGACGCTGAcgggccctcctccctcctcctcctcgcgtgCAGACTTTTACTGCCAAGGCTGAGCTTCTTACAAGTTACAAGAGGTCGATAAGCTAGCTGTAACCGCCTCAATAACCCTTCACCGCCTGTCAATCCTAGCGTGTGCCTGATCTGCGTGTGTGTGTTTGTAATGTTGCTCTGATGTGGTGTTGTGTTTGATGTATTCTATTTATCCTCGTCGTTTAGCTCTACTGTTGTAGTTGACTAGCTGCCCCCTCACTCTGCTGTTCTAAACGGCTTTCTTTTcagatacggagggagtatattgtaAAAAAAAGGCAGAAGCTGATCAGCTGCCTGACCGTCCGTTCTGCGGGTGCCTGTCGATTCGTAGAGCAGGGCGCCGGACGCCGCCCAGCAGGAGTCCAGGACGTACGTCGCATAAACTATTGCTTAAGCACCATATAACCTGACGAGGCGTTTGACCAGCTGTCTGATCGGGTGTCAACACGCATCTGTATGTGCTGTAGCTCTTGTCTACTAGCTGGTAAACGTACGGCGGCAGCAGACGATGTCAGTCAGAGTGAGAGCAGCATGCATGCAGTAGCTGGTCGTACTCGTACGTAGTAGTGGGACTGTGCAGTGCAGGGTACTCCGCGCGGCCGTAGTAGTTGGATCTCGTCTCGTCGTGTGTAAACCTCCGCAGCCCCCACCGAGGCCCAAACCCAATAACGAGCGCTCACGGCGCGCTGCATCATTGGCTTTTGGGTCCTAGTCCTAAACACGAGCACGGCCGGCATGGTAGTCACCagcacggcggcgcacgggtgTCCCCGCCCTCCCCCCGGCCCGGGATCCGAGAACGAACGAAACAACAGCCGGTCGGGCGCGCTTGCGCGCCGACGGGGACGGAGCGCCGGACGCGGCGACAAATCCGGCAGGGGGCTTCCCGGCCGGGACCACCGCGGCACGCCCCTTGCTTGAATCTCCTTCACTGCCGCCCGCGCAGGGAGAGCCGGTGCGGCACCATTATAGCCCAAAGCTGGCGGGAGCCGGTGCCGATCGGTGGTCGCCCGTTCTCGTTCTCGC
The nucleotide sequence above comes from Panicum virgatum strain AP13 chromosome 3K, P.virgatum_v5, whole genome shotgun sequence. Encoded proteins:
- the LOC120698606 gene encoding uncharacterized protein LOC120698606, which gives rise to MGSSGGSSEHFLRQLSSSDGGGGAALQQEWECGGGSSRRGSRRWSRKKARARGHRRGGGGGFCRAEEAAAAAGRKRVMVVVDQSSGAKHAMMWALTHVASKGDFLTLLHVLPPQSASGGGADASALANSLGALCKACKPEVEVEALVIQGPKLSTVLSQVKKLEASVLVLSQRKPSPFCCFMRSSGEAFVEECISRAECLTLAVRRQSKGVGGYLISTRWQKNFWLLA